A genomic region of Candidatus Pseudomonas phytovorans contains the following coding sequences:
- a CDS encoding UDP-glucose/GDP-mannose dehydrogenase family protein, with protein MKVTVFGTGYVGLTQAVCLAQVGHSVLCMDVDAERVAALNKGHCPIFEPGLAPMLEKNLACGRLRFTTDAREAANYAKLQFIAVGTPPQADGSADLKHVFAVVDGILEHADGARVIVNKSTAPVGTVHRIKSRIAQAVADSGRFQVISNPEFLKEGSAVDDCMRPDRIIIGGAQPAEVELLRELYLPFSRNREKLMVMDARSAELTKYAANCMLATKISFINEIANLAEHLGADIEMVRRGIGSDPRIGYDFIYAGCGFGGSCFPKDLQALRRSAEAEGFEPQLLRAVESVNEHQKGRLFSKIQRHYPDGLRGKVFALWGLSFKPNTNDIREASSRVLLEALWAAGARVQAHDPQAMEEIQRHYGPRADLQLVPCKDDALEGADALVIITEWQDYRVLNLDKVPQLLTDRVVFDGRNLFEPEHMAAAGLTYYGIGRGQVQPACPY; from the coding sequence ATGAAAGTCACGGTTTTCGGTACCGGCTATGTCGGCCTCACCCAGGCAGTGTGCCTGGCCCAGGTGGGGCACTCGGTGTTGTGCATGGACGTGGACGCCGAGCGGGTCGCCGCGCTCAACAAAGGCCATTGCCCGATCTTCGAACCCGGCCTGGCGCCGATGCTGGAGAAGAACCTGGCCTGCGGCCGCCTGCGGTTCACCACGGATGCCAGGGAAGCAGCCAACTACGCCAAATTGCAGTTCATCGCAGTCGGCACACCGCCACAAGCTGATGGCAGCGCCGACCTGAAGCACGTTTTTGCCGTGGTCGACGGCATCCTCGAACATGCTGACGGCGCCAGGGTAATCGTCAACAAATCCACCGCGCCGGTCGGCACCGTGCACCGCATCAAATCGCGCATAGCCCAAGCCGTCGCCGACAGCGGTCGCTTTCAGGTAATCAGCAACCCGGAGTTTCTCAAGGAAGGTTCGGCCGTGGACGATTGCATGCGGCCAGACCGCATCATCATCGGCGGCGCCCAACCTGCCGAAGTGGAGTTGCTGCGCGAGCTGTACCTGCCGTTCAGCCGCAACCGCGAAAAGCTCATGGTGATGGATGCACGCAGCGCCGAGCTGACCAAGTATGCGGCCAACTGCATGCTGGCGACCAAGATCTCCTTCATCAACGAAATTGCCAACCTGGCCGAGCACCTGGGCGCCGATATCGAAATGGTACGCCGTGGCATCGGCTCCGACCCGCGCATCGGCTACGACTTCATCTACGCCGGTTGCGGCTTTGGCGGCTCGTGCTTCCCCAAGGACCTGCAAGCCCTGCGCCGCAGCGCCGAGGCTGAGGGCTTCGAGCCACAGTTGCTGCGCGCCGTGGAGTCGGTCAACGAACATCAAAAGGGCCGGCTGTTCAGCAAGATCCAGCGGCACTATCCCGATGGCCTGCGGGGCAAGGTATTTGCCCTGTGGGGGTTGTCGTTCAAACCCAACACCAATGACATCCGCGAAGCCTCCAGCCGCGTCTTGCTGGAAGCGCTGTGGGCCGCTGGCGCGCGGGTACAAGCCCACGACCCGCAAGCGATGGAAGAAATCCAGCGGCACTACGGCCCCCGCGCCGATCTGCAACTCGTGCCTTGCAAGGACGATGCACTGGAGGGCGCCGATGCGTTGGTCATCATCACCGAATGGCAGGATTACCGCGTACTCAACCTGGACAAGGTGCCGCAACTGTTGACCGACCGGGTTGTGTTCGACGGGCGCAACCTGTTCGAGCCCGAGCACATGGCCGCTGCCGGCCTGACCTACTACGGTATCGGCCGCGGCCAGGTGCAGCCAGCATGCCCGTACTGA
- a CDS encoding NAD-dependent epimerase/dehydratase family protein yields the protein MPVLITGVAGFIGFHVARRLCEAGIDVVGIDNLNAYYSVELKQARLQQLSGFANFCFQALDIANAADLQQLFTGQAFSEVIHLAAQAGVRYSLDNPGAYGQANLVGFLNVLEACRQQPPSHLIYASSSSVYGANAKLPFSVDDPVEQPVSLYAASKRANELMAHSYAHLYRLPTTGLRFFTVYGPWGRPDMALFKFTRAMLEGRPIEIYNNGLMGRDFTYIDDIVESILRLRLKPPRPAEGQPPCQLFNIGRGQPVRLLHFVECLEHALGIKARRDYLPLQAGDVLETWADVGSLARWIDFTPGTSLEHGVNAFVGWYRDFYRV from the coding sequence ATGCCCGTACTGATTACCGGCGTGGCCGGTTTCATCGGTTTTCACGTCGCGCGCCGGCTGTGCGAGGCGGGCATCGACGTGGTCGGCATCGACAACCTCAATGCCTACTACAGCGTCGAGCTGAAACAGGCGCGCCTGCAGCAGCTGTCAGGCTTCGCCAATTTTTGCTTCCAGGCCCTCGACATCGCCAACGCTGCCGACCTGCAGCAGCTGTTCACGGGGCAGGCGTTCAGTGAAGTGATCCACCTGGCGGCCCAGGCCGGGGTGCGCTATTCGCTGGACAACCCCGGCGCGTATGGCCAGGCCAACCTGGTCGGCTTTCTCAATGTGCTCGAAGCCTGCCGCCAGCAGCCACCGAGCCACCTGATCTACGCCTCCAGCAGCTCGGTGTACGGTGCCAACGCCAAGCTGCCGTTCAGCGTTGACGACCCGGTCGAGCAGCCTGTTTCGCTCTACGCCGCCAGCAAGCGCGCCAATGAACTGATGGCGCACAGCTATGCGCACCTGTATCGGCTACCCACCACCGGCCTGCGCTTTTTCACCGTCTACGGCCCCTGGGGCCGCCCCGACATGGCGCTGTTCAAGTTCACCCGCGCCATGCTCGAAGGCCGCCCGATCGAGATTTACAACAATGGCCTGATGGGCCGCGACTTCACCTACATCGACGACATCGTCGAAAGCATCCTGCGCCTGCGCCTGAAGCCGCCGCGGCCTGCTGAAGGGCAACCGCCCTGCCAGCTGTTCAACATCGGCCGCGGCCAACCGGTGCGGCTGCTGCATTTCGTCGAATGCCTGGAACACGCCCTGGGCATCAAGGCTCGGCGCGACTACCTGCCACTGCAGGCGGGAGACGTGCTGGAAACCTGGGCCGATGTGGGCTCTCTGGCGCGCTGGATCGACTTCACCCCAGGCACGTCGCTGGAACACGGTGTTAACGCATTCGTTGGCTGGTACCGGGATTTCTACCGGGTTTGA
- a CDS encoding glycosyltransferase family 2 protein, with protein MTDPIDLSVLIPARNEVDNLPSLLMEIRAALAAEDHEVIVVDDGSSDRTLSVLQQLKGQGYTQLRILRHERSLGQSTSLWHAAQAARGHWLVTLDGDGQNDPADIPGMLALVRANQALAGGVKLVAGHRVNRRDSASKRWASRFANGLRSRLLKDATPDTGCGLKLIERAAFLRLPYFDHMHRFIPALILRHNGRMLVHPVNHRPRHAGVSKYGNLDRALVGILDLFGVWWLIRRTRLDSRPQELEG; from the coding sequence ATGACAGATCCAATTGACCTCTCGGTATTGATCCCCGCCAGGAACGAGGTCGACAACCTGCCATCACTGCTGATGGAGATCCGCGCCGCACTGGCGGCCGAAGATCATGAAGTCATTGTGGTCGATGACGGCAGCAGCGATCGCACCCTGAGCGTACTGCAGCAACTGAAGGGCCAGGGCTACACGCAGCTGCGCATCCTGCGCCACGAGCGTTCGCTGGGTCAGAGCACCTCGCTGTGGCATGCCGCGCAGGCTGCCCGTGGCCACTGGCTGGTCACCCTCGACGGCGACGGCCAAAATGACCCGGCAGATATCCCGGGCATGCTGGCCCTGGTACGCGCCAACCAGGCCTTGGCCGGCGGCGTCAAGCTGGTGGCCGGGCACCGGGTCAACCGCCGTGACAGTGCCAGCAAACGCTGGGCCTCGCGCTTCGCCAACGGCCTGCGCAGCCGTCTGCTCAAAGACGCCACGCCAGACACCGGCTGCGGGCTGAAGCTGATCGAGCGCGCAGCCTTCCTGCGCCTGCCCTACTTCGACCACATGCATCGCTTCATTCCGGCCCTGATTCTGCGCCACAACGGCCGCATGCTGGTGCACCCGGTCAACCATCGGCCACGCCATGCCGGGGTGTCCAAGTACGGCAACCTGGACCGCGCCCTGGTGGGCATCCTCGACTTGTTCGGAGTGTGGTGGCTGATCCGCCGCACGCGCCTGGACAGCCGCCCGCAGGAGCTTGAAGGATGA
- a CDS encoding lipid-A-disaccharide synthase N-terminal domain-containing protein: MTRETLWLIIGFAGQAVFTGRFVLQWLYSEFKRRSVIPVGFWYLSMLGSALLLTYAIYRQDPVFIIGQSFGFLVYLRNLQLIARNQEQKE; this comes from the coding sequence ATGACCCGTGAAACGCTGTGGCTGATCATCGGCTTCGCCGGCCAGGCGGTGTTCACCGGGCGCTTCGTGCTGCAGTGGCTGTACAGCGAGTTCAAGCGCCGCAGTGTGATCCCGGTAGGGTTCTGGTACCTGAGCATGCTTGGCAGTGCGCTGCTGCTGACCTATGCCATTTACCGCCAGGACCCGGTGTTCATCATCGGCCAGAGCTTCGGCTTCCTGGTTTACCTGCGCAACCTGCAATTGATCGCCCGTAACCAGGAACAAAAGGAGTAG
- a CDS encoding glycosyltransferase family 39 protein, whose translation MPKFKTLGAERLALVALAVLLVGAGIGWRQPMNVDEERFLGVALEMLQSGNWFIPHRAAEIYGDKPPLFMWTVALFSHLTGSPKVALYLPGLMSAATITWVLHDLGRRLWTRRIGVIAALLFLATYQSYSILRTGQIDSFLCLWVALGFYGMVRHLLLGPAWGWFYLGCAAMGLGIISKGVGFLPALMLLPYAWAVRQRWHGVVAMPGQGWRWGLGLLWLLAGCAVWLLPLLVSIAKGGGAAELAYLKEILLRQTASRYTNAWDHREPFWYFFVKVIPKYWLPLVLALPWLVPAWRRQLQKRDGRFLLLLGWVALVLLFFSFSSGKRKLYIFPALPGLVLAIAPLIPWLLKRWLLGRPAWRKAFIAVALIWFALWFTRGFVEPFKEGRNPHETLMSEAARATGGAELVLVNWREGHWLFARQPIVHFGFTGQSKADAAAYWLRHNPSAFALIPASELGRCFSADKARRLGETSRAEWYVVGADADNGQCPATAPRHVYHFTWANTP comes from the coding sequence TTGCCAAAGTTCAAGACGCTCGGGGCTGAACGCCTGGCCCTGGTCGCCCTCGCGGTATTGCTGGTGGGCGCTGGCATCGGCTGGCGCCAGCCAATGAATGTGGATGAAGAGCGTTTTCTCGGCGTCGCCCTGGAAATGCTGCAAAGCGGCAACTGGTTCATCCCGCATCGGGCCGCAGAAATCTACGGCGACAAACCGCCGTTGTTCATGTGGACCGTGGCCCTGTTCAGCCACCTGACCGGCTCGCCCAAGGTCGCCCTCTACCTGCCAGGGCTGATGTCGGCGGCAACCATCACCTGGGTGCTGCATGACCTGGGGCGGCGCCTGTGGACCCGGCGCATCGGTGTGATTGCCGCCTTGCTGTTCCTGGCTACCTACCAGAGCTACAGCATCCTGCGCACCGGGCAAATCGACAGCTTCCTGTGTCTATGGGTGGCGCTGGGCTTCTACGGCATGGTGCGTCACCTGCTACTGGGGCCTGCGTGGGGCTGGTTCTACCTGGGCTGCGCGGCCATGGGGCTGGGTATCATCAGCAAAGGCGTTGGCTTTCTCCCGGCACTGATGCTGCTGCCCTATGCCTGGGCGGTACGCCAGCGCTGGCACGGCGTGGTAGCCATGCCCGGCCAAGGTTGGCGTTGGGGCTTGGGGTTGCTGTGGTTACTGGCCGGTTGCGCAGTCTGGCTGCTGCCGCTGCTGGTGTCGATCGCCAAGGGCGGAGGCGCAGCTGAGCTGGCCTACCTGAAGGAAATCCTGCTGCGCCAGACCGCCAGCCGCTATACCAATGCCTGGGACCATCGCGAGCCGTTCTGGTACTTCTTCGTCAAGGTCATTCCCAAGTACTGGCTGCCGCTGGTGCTGGCCCTGCCCTGGTTGGTACCGGCCTGGCGACGTCAACTGCAAAAGCGCGACGGGCGTTTCTTGCTGCTGCTCGGTTGGGTGGCGTTGGTGCTGCTGTTTTTCAGTTTCAGCAGTGGCAAGCGCAAGTTGTATATCTTTCCGGCGCTGCCCGGTTTGGTGCTGGCCATCGCCCCGCTGATACCGTGGCTGCTCAAACGCTGGCTACTGGGCCGCCCGGCCTGGCGCAAAGCCTTTATCGCCGTAGCCCTGATATGGTTCGCGCTGTGGTTCACCCGCGGCTTCGTCGAGCCGTTCAAGGAGGGCCGAAACCCCCATGAAACGCTGATGAGCGAAGCGGCACGCGCCACTGGCGGTGCCGAGCTGGTGCTGGTCAATTGGCGCGAGGGGCATTGGCTGTTTGCCCGGCAGCCGATCGTGCATTTCGGTTTTACCGGCCAATCCAAGGCGGATGCAGCGGCCTACTGGCTGCGCCACAACCCCAGCGCCTTCGCCCTGATTCCGGCCTCCGAACTGGGCCGTTGCTTCAGTGCCGACAAGGCGCGCAGGCTGGGTGAGACTTCGCGGGCCGAGTGGTATGTGGTGGGTGCCGATGCCGACAACGGCCAGTGCCCGGCTACCGCTCCCCGCCACGTCTACCACTTCACTTGGGCAAATACGCCTTAA
- the mqo gene encoding malate dehydrogenase (quinone) has product MKITLKPDLAFAGLALAFGMLNAQAAETRKVDVMLVGGGIMSSTLAVWLNELEPGWSMEMVERLDKVAEESSNGWNNAGTGHSALAELNYTPEKDGKIDISKAVEINESFQITRQFLAWQVKQGVLKNPHSFINTTPHMSFVWGDDNIRFLKKRYDALQASPLFKPMQYSEDHEQIRKWVPLMMEGRDPNQKLAVTWTPIGTDVNFGEITRQYVGYLQTRPNFDLKLSTEVHDITRNGDGSWHVEYKNLNDGSKAATDAKFLFIGAGGAALPLLQKSGIDEAKDYAGFPVGGSFLVTDNPAIAQRHMAKAYGIAATGAPPMSVPHLDTRVLDGKRMILFGPFATFSTKFLKQGSLLDLLASTSVHNAWPMVRVGVREFDLVQYLIGQVLQSDNDRFEALRTYFPEAKKEDWRLWQAGQRVQIIKKDEALGGVLKLGTEVVTAKDGSIAGLLGASPGASTAPPIMLDVLNKVFKDKVASPEWQAKIKQIIPSYGTRLNDHPEQVQKEWAYTNEVLQLDPPASAVTP; this is encoded by the coding sequence ATGAAAATCACCCTGAAGCCGGATCTGGCGTTCGCCGGGCTGGCCTTGGCCTTTGGCATGCTCAACGCCCAGGCCGCGGAAACCAGGAAGGTCGATGTCATGCTGGTAGGTGGCGGCATCATGAGTTCCACTCTGGCGGTCTGGCTCAACGAGCTGGAGCCGGGCTGGTCGATGGAGATGGTCGAGCGCCTGGACAAGGTCGCGGAAGAAAGCTCCAACGGCTGGAACAACGCGGGTACCGGCCATTCGGCCCTTGCGGAGCTGAACTACACGCCGGAAAAAGACGGCAAGATCGATATCAGCAAAGCCGTGGAGATCAACGAGTCGTTCCAGATCACCCGACAGTTCCTCGCCTGGCAGGTCAAACAGGGTGTGCTGAAGAACCCGCATTCGTTCATCAACACCACGCCGCACATGAGCTTTGTTTGGGGCGATGACAATATCCGCTTCCTCAAAAAGCGCTACGACGCGCTGCAGGCCAGCCCGCTGTTCAAGCCCATGCAGTACTCCGAGGACCATGAGCAGATTCGCAAATGGGTGCCGTTGATGATGGAAGGGCGAGATCCCAATCAGAAACTGGCCGTGACCTGGACGCCAATCGGCACTGACGTCAACTTTGGTGAGATTACCCGGCAGTACGTGGGCTACCTGCAGACCCGGCCGAACTTCGACCTCAAGCTGTCGACCGAGGTTCACGACATCACCCGCAACGGCGATGGCTCCTGGCATGTCGAATACAAGAACCTCAACGACGGCAGCAAGGCGGCCACCGACGCCAAGTTCCTGTTCATCGGCGCTGGCGGCGCGGCGCTACCGCTGCTGCAGAAGTCGGGTATCGATGAAGCCAAGGACTACGCCGGCTTCCCGGTCGGCGGATCGTTCCTGGTCACCGACAACCCGGCCATCGCCCAGCGTCACATGGCCAAGGCCTACGGCATCGCCGCCACCGGTGCGCCGCCGATGTCGGTGCCGCATCTGGACACCCGGGTGCTCGATGGCAAGCGCATGATCCTGTTCGGGCCGTTCGCCACCTTCTCGACCAAGTTCCTCAAGCAAGGCTCGCTGCTCGACCTGCTTGCCAGCACCAGCGTACACAACGCCTGGCCGATGGTGCGGGTGGGGGTGCGCGAATTCGACCTGGTGCAATACCTGATCGGGCAGGTGCTGCAATCTGACAATGACCGCTTCGAGGCGCTGCGTACTTACTTCCCGGAGGCGAAGAAAGAAGACTGGCGGCTGTGGCAGGCGGGCCAGCGGGTACAGATCATCAAGAAGGACGAAGCGTTAGGTGGTGTGCTCAAGCTCGGGACGGAAGTGGTGACGGCCAAGGACGGCAGCATCGCCGGCTTGTTGGGGGCCTCGCCCGGTGCTTCGACTGCGCCACCGATCATGCTCGATGTGCTGAACAAAGTATTCAAGGACAAGGTGGCGTCGCCCGAGTGGCAGGCGAAGATCAAGCAGATTATCCCGTCCTACGGCACGCGTCTGAACGATCACCCCGAGCAAGTACAGAAGGAGTGGGCGTATACCAACGAGGTGTTGCAGCTTGATCCGCCTGCGAGCGCCGTGACCCCTTGA
- a CDS encoding putative DNA modification/repair radical SAM protein, which translates to MQLIAKLGILADAAKYDASCASSGAPKRNSRGGDGLGATNGMGICHSYTPDGRCVSLLKVLLTNFCLYDCQYCVNRRSSNVPRARFSPEEVVRLTLDFYRRNCISGLFLSSGIIRSADYTMEQLIRVARLLREEHNFRGYIHLKTIPDADPLLIEEAGRLADRLSVNIELPTEASLKRLAPEKHAHTIRQAMGVIHQGQQAVANEPKAPRFTPAGQSTQVIVGADSTDDSTLLRNAESLYQGYGLKRVYYSAFSPIPDSPDSVPLAAPPLLREHRLYQADFLLRGYGYKAGELLGQSGNLALDIDPKLAWALANRDVFPLDVNRAEPALLARIPGIGLRSVQRLVALRRERRIRYDDLIQLRCVLDKARPFIVTSDYRPAQAELRSGLLRARLREPQAPVQMGLWG; encoded by the coding sequence ATGCAACTCATCGCCAAACTCGGCATCCTTGCCGACGCCGCCAAGTACGACGCATCGTGCGCCAGCAGCGGCGCGCCCAAACGCAATTCGCGCGGCGGCGATGGCCTGGGCGCTACCAACGGCATGGGCATCTGTCACAGCTACACCCCCGACGGCCGCTGCGTATCGCTGCTCAAGGTACTGTTGACCAATTTCTGCCTGTACGACTGCCAGTACTGCGTGAACCGCCGCTCCAGCAACGTGCCACGCGCGCGCTTCAGCCCCGAGGAAGTGGTACGCCTGACCCTGGACTTCTACCGACGCAATTGCATCAGCGGCCTGTTCCTCAGCTCTGGCATCATCCGTTCGGCGGACTACACCATGGAGCAACTGATTCGCGTAGCCCGGTTATTGCGCGAAGAACACAACTTTCGCGGCTACATTCATCTCAAGACCATCCCTGATGCCGACCCGTTGCTGATCGAAGAAGCCGGCCGCCTGGCAGACCGCCTCAGCGTCAACATCGAACTGCCCACCGAAGCCAGCCTCAAGCGCCTGGCGCCGGAAAAGCACGCGCATACCATCCGCCAGGCCATGGGCGTAATTCACCAGGGCCAGCAAGCAGTGGCCAACGAACCCAAGGCACCACGCTTCACCCCCGCCGGTCAAAGTACCCAAGTCATCGTCGGCGCCGACAGTACCGACGACAGCACCCTGCTGCGCAATGCCGAGTCGCTGTACCAGGGCTACGGCCTCAAGCGCGTGTATTACTCCGCCTTCAGCCCGATTCCCGACAGCCCGGACAGCGTGCCTCTGGCTGCACCACCACTACTGCGCGAACACCGCCTGTACCAGGCCGACTTCCTGCTGCGCGGCTACGGCTACAAAGCGGGCGAATTGCTTGGCCAGAGCGGTAACCTGGCGCTGGACATCGACCCCAAGCTGGCCTGGGCGTTGGCCAACCGTGACGTCTTCCCGCTGGATGTAAACCGCGCCGAACCTGCACTGCTGGCGCGTATTCCCGGTATCGGCCTGCGTAGCGTGCAGCGCCTGGTCGCGCTGCGTCGGGAACGGCGAATCCGCTATGATGACCTGATCCAGTTGCGCTGCGTGCTGGACAAGGCGCGGCCATTCATCGTCACCAGCGATTACCGCCCGGCCCAGGCCGAGTTGCGCAGCGGCTTGTTGCGGGCGCGTTTGCGTGAGCCACAGGCACCTGTGCAAATGGGGTTGTGGGGATGA
- a CDS encoding TIGR03915 family putative DNA repair protein, with protein sequence MGMIALDCDDRFGTWRDQARVLLGHGIDPSQVTWLHGPVADLLAVPAPPPEGPGPFRAKVPAALLSQLEQAARYCGEQRWSLLYEVLWRVAHGDRTAMLAGDRLGSELQRRIKQVTREAHHLHAFVRFVPLPEPLAERLQLDMVAYHEPAHDILESASPHFADRLGRLRWLIATPQDGIRFDGQVFDYQRQCPEPWQQWARNAEDPGAELWRTYYRHTFNPARLNPDALRMHMPGRFWRHLPEGMLIPQLEGLARQGKQRDGQALEVAAQAGKKISKPVRSV encoded by the coding sequence GTGGGGATGATTGCGCTCGACTGCGATGACCGCTTCGGCACCTGGCGGGATCAGGCCCGTGTGTTGCTGGGGCACGGCATCGACCCCTCACAGGTCACCTGGTTACATGGCCCGGTGGCCGACTTGCTGGCGGTGCCCGCGCCGCCCCCTGAAGGCCCCGGCCCTTTCCGCGCCAAGGTACCTGCCGCGCTGCTAAGCCAGTTGGAACAGGCTGCCCGTTACTGCGGCGAGCAACGTTGGAGCCTGCTATACGAAGTGCTGTGGCGGGTAGCCCATGGTGACCGCACGGCCATGCTGGCCGGCGACCGGTTGGGCAGTGAATTGCAACGGCGCATCAAGCAAGTCACCCGTGAGGCGCATCACCTGCATGCATTTGTGCGCTTCGTGCCGTTGCCAGAGCCTCTGGCAGAGCGCCTGCAACTGGATATGGTGGCCTATCACGAACCGGCTCATGACATTCTGGAGAGCGCCAGCCCACATTTTGCCGACCGCCTGGGGCGCTTGCGCTGGTTGATCGCCACGCCACAGGATGGCATTCGTTTTGACGGCCAGGTTTTTGATTACCAACGCCAGTGTCCCGAACCCTGGCAGCAATGGGCGCGCAACGCTGAAGACCCGGGCGCCGAATTATGGCGCACGTACTACCGCCATACCTTCAACCCCGCCCGCCTCAACCCCGATGCCCTGCGCATGCACATGCCAGGGCGGTTCTGGCGGCATCTGCCGGAAGGCATGCTGATACCGCAGCTCGAAGGCCTGGCCCGCCAGGGTAAACAGCGGGACGGCCAGGCCTTGGAAGTAGCTGCCCAAGCCGGCAAAAAAATCAGCAAACCTGTGCGATCGGTGTAG
- a CDS encoding PAAR domain-containing protein: MSPVVLVGHQHKCPLHGVNQVETGSATYTFNGRAVARVGDRTTCGAVIESGAEHFLIEGEAVARKGDRTDHGGVLEEGDAGWLLD, encoded by the coding sequence ATGAGCCCGGTTGTACTTGTAGGCCACCAGCATAAATGTCCGCTGCATGGGGTTAACCAGGTAGAAACCGGCAGTGCTACCTATACATTCAACGGCAGGGCCGTTGCCAGGGTGGGCGACCGGACCACCTGTGGTGCAGTGATCGAGAGTGGGGCCGAGCATTTCCTGATCGAAGGCGAGGCGGTGGCGCGTAAAGGCGACCGGACGGATCATGGCGGTGTACTGGAGGAGGGCGATGCCGGGTGGTTGCTGGATTGA
- a CDS encoding PAAR domain-containing protein: MNPVVLVGHQHNCPLHEVNQVESGSAAYTFNGKPVARVGDRTTYEPVRLELLAASFKQVEHGPWWPINSWLFLSSGGRLAHLKAEAQWCRLIDPPR, encoded by the coding sequence ATGAACCCGGTTGTACTTGTGGGCCACCAACACAACTGCCCGCTGCATGAGGTTAACCAGGTAGAGAGCGGCAGTGCTGCTTACACATTCAATGGCAAACCGGTTGCCAGGGTAGGTGACCGTACCACCTATGAACCCGTTCGCCTGGAGCTGCTCGCGGCATCGTTCAAGCAGGTCGAGCATGGCCCATGGTGGCCGATCAACAGCTGGTTGTTCCTGAGTAGTGGTGGAAGGTTGGCCCACCTCAAAGCCGAGGCGCAATGGTGTCGCCTGATCGATCCCCCCCGGTAA